The Meiothermus ruber DSM 1279 genome includes the window GGTCGCTGGGGTTGTTGAGCTCGAGATCCACCGGCCCGCGCAGGTTGCGACTGGCCAGCTTGATGCTTTCTACCTTGGAGACTTTAGACTGCGACGACATACTCCTCCTTTGTTTTGCGCAGCTTTTGCTGAACCCCTACCACGGATCCCTGTATCCAGACCGCAGGGGCCTGCACTTCCACGCGTCCCTGGGCGATGGCCTGCAGATCTGTGAGCAAAAGGCGTTCGCTGGGGGTGGTTCCGTTTTCGATGAACGCAGCCGGTTCTCGAGGTGGTCGTCCAGCCTGGAGGAGGGCTCGAGCCAGCTCTACGCGCCGCTCGACGCCCATGAGGATGACCAGGGTATCTACCTGCGCGTAAGCGGCCAGGTTGGGCACGGCCCCTTCTTGCATCTGCCCGGAGATGACCGCAAAGCCGCTGGCCAGGCCCCGCATGGTAAGGGGGATGCCCCATAGCCCCGGCAAAGCCACCGCAGAACTGAGGCCGGGCACCAGCTCGACCGGAAGGCCTGCCTGGGCTAGATGGAGCCATTCTTCGGCCCCACGCCCAAAAACCATGGGATCCCCCCCTTTGAGCCGCACGACCTTGCGTCCGGCCCGCGCGTGGGACAGGAGCAGGTGCAAAATCTGTTGTTGCTTATCCTGCTCACCCTTGGTTTTGCCCACATAGATGCGCTGGGCCCGGGGGTTGACCAAGGCCAGCACCTCCGGGCTTACCAGGCGGTCGTAGAGAACCACCTCCGCTTCCTGCAACACCCGTGCGGCGCGCAGGGTCAGGAGATCGGCGCTGCCGGGCCCTGCCCCCACCAGATAAACCGGGCTCATACCACCTCCTGCCAGGGGGCGGCGTGCCCATCTGGGGAGGGGGAGGTTGGACTGTACAGCGATTGTAAGAGAACCGCTCGAGCCCGCTCCCGCTCGCCCAGGAAAACCAAATCCAGTGCCTCACTGTCAATCATGCGATACCAGGCGGCTTTACGGGCCTCAAAACTATGGGGGTAGGCCTCTTTGACCAGGGGGCGGAAAGAGCGCAGCAGCTCTAAGTACTCGGCATACTCGGGGCCATACTCGGCGGCCAGGCGCTCCCTGATGCGCACAGCCAGTGCGGGTGCAACGCCGCTGGTAGAGACGGCCAGCACCAGATCGCCCTGGCGGTGTACCGAGGGCAGGATGAAGTCGCAGTGGGCGGGGTCGTCGACCGCGTTGAGCCAGAC containing:
- the cobA gene encoding uroporphyrinogen-III C-methyltransferase, translated to MSPVYLVGAGPGSADLLTLRAARVLQEAEVVLYDRLVSPEVLALVNPRAQRIYVGKTKGEQDKQQQILHLLLSHARAGRKVVRLKGGDPMVFGRGAEEWLHLAQAGLPVELVPGLSSAVALPGLWGIPLTMRGLASGFAVISGQMQEGAVPNLAAYAQVDTLVILMGVERRVELARALLQAGRPPREPAAFIENGTTPSERLLLTDLQAIAQGRVEVQAPAVWIQGSVVGVQQKLRKTKEEYVVAV
- a CDS encoding precorrin-2 dehydrogenase/sirohydrochlorin ferrochelatase family protein; this translates as MYPVMLNLQGKKVLFIGGGLETASKVQKLLEQGAWVRLVSPLYHPELAQALHQGLLEWQQRSYTYGDLAGFTLCFSHPVDPSLNSIIAQEARERGVWLNAVDDPAHCDFILPSVHRQGDLVLAVSTSGVAPALAVRIRERLAAEYGPEYAEYLELLRSFRPLVKEAYPHSFEARKAAWYRMIDSEALDLVFLGERERARAVLLQSLYSPTSPSPDGHAAPWQEVV